From Heteronotia binoei isolate CCM8104 ecotype False Entrance Well chromosome 12, APGP_CSIRO_Hbin_v1, whole genome shotgun sequence, the proteins below share one genomic window:
- the PIH1D2 gene encoding PIH1 domain-containing protein 2, whose protein sequence is MEAFCRSEDMVEKASQVWAMLDDMAENSPESYRRFMQQQLNSAKQYYAPPEPYLCLEAQILGPTEKRLFVNLCSWSKVPPPKSQSDPVPLSAGRMDTFAKPEPYSIVDIAYNPSVLEQGGNPSERDRLICLSLKFIEERYDVSLSPACSTAKRKLKGSLERMRNSLRGGRPTPPPSEKDAPCPKTSLRKEVTLEQLKNITAREEDSSLSLLTESSAPRKPCLIEEISSTERPEELKSPAYEVTTRKDASGKALKLEVKVEVPEVHCVSECNLSISKDDLLMECPQKYRLHLNLPESVEEEAASARFFKKKGVLLITMPICQQSQDPSAE, encoded by the exons ATGGAGGCCTTTTGTCGCTCAGAGGACATGGTGGAGAAGGCATCCCAGGTCTGGGCGATGCTGGATGACATGGCCGAAAACTCTCCTGAAAGCTACCGCCGATTCATGCAGCAGCAGCTGAACAGCGCAAAGCAGTATTACGCTCCCCCTGAGCCATACCTATGCCTGGAAGCCCAGATCTTG GGGCCAACTGAAAAGCGACTGTTCGTTAACCTCTGCAGTTGGAGTAAAGTCCCCCCTCCGAAGTCCCAATCCGATCCAGTCCCATTAAGCGCCGGCAGAATGGATACGTTTGCAAAGCCAG AACCTTACAGCATCGTTGATATTGCATACAACCCTTCCGTTCTCGAGCAGGGGGGAAACCCGTCAGAGAGGGATCGGCTGATTTGCTTGTCGCTCAAGTTCATTGAGGAGCGTTATGACGTCTCTCTTTCCCCCGCTTGCAGTACCGCAAAGCGTAAACTGaaaggaagcctggaaaggatgaGGAACAGCTTGCGAGGAGGGCGACCTACACCGCCCCCTTCTGAAAAGGATG CTCCGTGCCCGAAAACTTCATTGCGGAAAGAGGTGACCCTTGAGCAGCTGAAGAACATCACAGCCCGAGAAGAAGACAGCAGTCTGAGTCTGCTCACCGAAAGCAGCGCTCCCCGTAAACCCTGCCTCATTGAGGAAATTTCGAGCACCGAGAGGCCGGAGGAACTGAAGTCTCCAGCCTACGAAGTAACCACCAGGAAGGACGCCAGCGGGAAAGCCCTGAAGCTGGAAGTGAAAGTTGAAGTGCCAGAGGTGCACTGCGTCTCTGAGTGTAACCTGAGCATTTCTAAG GATGACCTGTTGATGGAATGCCCGCAAAAATACCGACTGCACCTGAATCTGCCGGAGTCTGTGGAGGAGGAAGCAGCATCAGCAAGATTCTTCAAGAAGAAAGGAGTCCTGCTGATCACAATGCCCATTTGCCAGCAGAGCCAAGATCCGAGTGCTGAGTGA